One Oleidesulfovibrio alaskensis DSM 16109 genomic region harbors:
- the rplI gene encoding 50S ribosomal protein L9 has translation MKVILRADVENLGKLGDIVEVRPGYGRNFLLPQGMAMAATASNMKVFEMERRKLQAEMDAVRATATTLAEKIAAADVSIAVRVGENDKLYGSVTPAHIADALAEAGVEIDRRRILLDAPIRNLGEYDVRVRLHADVEAVIALKVVAEGRTEEADAEESAAEEPAVEEAAE, from the coding sequence ATGAAGGTTATTCTTAGAGCAGACGTTGAAAATCTGGGCAAGCTGGGCGACATTGTCGAAGTGCGCCCCGGTTACGGCCGCAACTTCCTGCTGCCGCAGGGCATGGCCATGGCTGCCACCGCTTCAAACATGAAAGTGTTTGAAATGGAACGCAGAAAACTGCAGGCAGAAATGGATGCAGTGCGCGCCACTGCCACCACTCTGGCAGAAAAAATCGCCGCAGCCGATGTATCCATCGCAGTGCGCGTGGGCGAAAACGACAAGCTGTACGGCTCTGTCACCCCTGCACACATTGCCGATGCTCTGGCAGAAGCCGGTGTTGAAATCGACCGTCGCCGCATCCTGCTGGATGCACCTATCCGCAATCTTGGCGAATACGACGTGCGCGTGCGCCTGCATGCCGACGTAGAAGCCGTAATCGCCCTCAAGGTAGTGGCCGAAGGCCGCACCGAGGAAGCTGATGCAGAAGAATCCGCAGCAGAAGAACCCGCAGTGGAAGAAGCCGCAGAATAG
- a CDS encoding peptidylprolyl isomerase: MLDSIRQNAQSWGVKIAFGLIIIVFVFWGVGSMDNQPSNVVAKVGKTSITVNAFAREYEQQVELVRAQFPDVTSEDLKQAGLKMRVLNQMISEVLLVQQAEKQGLEVSPAELKLRIAEIPVFNDADGNFDGERYKQVLAAQGTTPGAYEDKIRRSMLAQKMRDFITMPAAVTAEEAKAMFLYSAERRSMDYVLFAAENYLDQVKPGEEQISAFYKQNIENYKVPPRVTLQYVMITPAALADGASVSDDRIAAYYEDNKESFRQEERVHARHILVLADAGASEEKVAAAEKKINELYERIRKGADFAKVAKEASEGPSAPLGGDLGWFGRGQMVPEFEQAAFAAAAGQVTAPVRTQFGFHIIKVEEKENARIRTLDEVHDEISHRLAEEAALEKVTPTLDAALEALLAGEDLPAVAERMHLSLRDSGQFTRAQATGLLGVEAASVELIFTTPEGSVIDTPMEVEGGYMLAKVVSSKEETYRELDVVKADVIARLKQQEAMKLAADAAREAVAALKNDGSLPQSAAARVKKSEPFGRQGFIPGVGQAPDVTSAIFKAADDAWIAEAFQTPTGAVVAKRAAVLTPDETQWAQVKDRFVDAMLQSKREELYRAYMQDLLTKTKVELVNNKILE; encoded by the coding sequence ATGCTGGACTCAATAAGACAGAACGCCCAGTCGTGGGGCGTTAAAATCGCCTTCGGGCTTATCATCATCGTGTTTGTCTTCTGGGGCGTCGGCTCCATGGACAACCAGCCTTCCAATGTGGTGGCAAAGGTGGGCAAAACGTCCATCACCGTCAATGCCTTTGCCAGAGAATATGAACAGCAGGTCGAGCTTGTCCGTGCTCAGTTTCCGGACGTGACCTCGGAAGATCTGAAGCAGGCGGGGCTGAAAATGCGCGTTCTGAATCAGATGATTTCCGAAGTGCTGCTTGTGCAGCAGGCCGAAAAGCAGGGGCTGGAGGTTTCTCCCGCCGAACTGAAGCTGCGTATCGCCGAGATTCCCGTGTTCAACGATGCCGATGGCAACTTTGACGGTGAGCGTTACAAACAGGTGCTGGCTGCACAGGGTACCACACCCGGCGCGTACGAAGACAAGATCCGTCGTTCCATGCTGGCGCAGAAAATGCGTGATTTCATCACCATGCCTGCCGCCGTCACCGCAGAAGAAGCCAAAGCCATGTTCCTGTATTCTGCAGAACGCAGAAGCATGGATTATGTGCTTTTTGCCGCGGAAAATTATCTGGATCAGGTGAAGCCCGGCGAAGAGCAGATTTCCGCTTTTTACAAGCAGAATATTGAAAATTATAAAGTGCCCCCGCGCGTGACGCTGCAGTACGTGATGATCACTCCTGCGGCACTGGCCGACGGCGCTTCTGTCTCTGATGACCGCATAGCTGCCTATTACGAAGACAATAAAGAATCATTCCGTCAGGAAGAACGGGTGCACGCCCGTCACATTCTGGTTCTGGCAGATGCCGGTGCGTCGGAAGAAAAGGTGGCCGCGGCTGAGAAAAAGATAAACGAATTGTATGAGCGGATCCGCAAGGGTGCTGATTTTGCCAAGGTGGCCAAAGAAGCCTCTGAAGGGCCCAGTGCTCCGCTTGGCGGCGATCTGGGCTGGTTCGGTCGCGGACAGATGGTGCCTGAGTTTGAGCAGGCAGCCTTTGCCGCTGCCGCCGGTCAGGTAACCGCACCTGTGCGCACGCAGTTCGGTTTCCACATCATCAAAGTGGAAGAAAAAGAAAACGCCCGTATCCGCACGCTGGACGAAGTGCATGATGAGATTTCGCACCGTCTGGCCGAAGAGGCCGCGCTGGAAAAGGTTACTCCCACTCTGGACGCCGCACTGGAAGCACTGCTTGCCGGTGAAGACCTGCCTGCCGTGGCGGAGCGCATGCACCTTTCCCTGCGTGACAGCGGTCAGTTCACCCGCGCTCAGGCCACCGGCCTGCTTGGTGTTGAAGCTGCATCTGTCGAGCTTATTTTCACCACGCCCGAAGGGTCTGTCATTGACACGCCCATGGAAGTGGAAGGTGGCTACATGCTGGCCAAGGTTGTTTCCAGCAAGGAAGAAACCTACCGCGAGCTGGACGTTGTGAAGGCGGACGTCATCGCCCGTTTGAAGCAGCAGGAAGCCATGAAGCTGGCCGCTGATGCTGCGCGCGAAGCCGTAGCAGCGCTGAAGAACGACGGTTCTCTGCCGCAGTCTGCCGCAGCCCGTGTGAAGAAAAGCGAACCTTTCGGCCGTCAGGGCTTTATTCCCGGTGTGGGACAGGCTCCTGATGTGACTTCCGCCATATTCAAGGCTGCCGATGACGCATGGATAGCTGAAGCGTTTCAGACTCCCACCGGTGCTGTTGTGGCTAAGCGCGCCGCTGTGCTTACCCCCGATGAAACTCAGTGGGCGCAGGTTAAAGACCGTTTTGTTGACGCCATGCTGCAGAGCAAGCGCGAAGAGCTGTACCGTGCCTACATGCAGGACCTGCTTACCAAAACAAAGGTTGAGCTGGTGAACAACAAGATTCTTGAGTAA
- the larB gene encoding nickel pincer cofactor biosynthesis protein LarB produces the protein MPDPETDTLRALLRAVASGRTSAEQALQQLRLDPGTDILDGLHPDHHRGLRTGMAEVVFAQGKDDSRLLAAVESIACRSGQVLVTRCTPEQGRLLSRSRSGGEYWPQAGLFSLGRQLTLTPPWPSRGRVLIVTAGSADMRTALEALGTLRFHGIDAGLICDVGVAGLHRLSAHMRALDAAAAVIACAGMEGALPSVLAGFLSAPVIAVPTSVGYGTGAGGMAALLAMLNSCAAGITVTNIDNGYGAAAFAVKMLQKTTPDTADSCD, from the coding sequence ATGCCCGATCCGGAAACAGACACTCTGCGCGCCTTGCTCCGCGCCGTCGCCTCGGGCAGAACCTCTGCCGAACAGGCACTGCAGCAGCTCAGGCTTGATCCGGGTACCGACATACTGGACGGGCTGCACCCCGACCATCACCGCGGGCTGCGCACAGGCATGGCCGAAGTTGTCTTTGCTCAGGGCAAGGACGACAGCCGCCTGCTGGCAGCAGTGGAGTCCATAGCCTGCCGCAGCGGACAGGTGCTTGTTACCCGTTGCACACCGGAGCAAGGTCGTTTACTTTCCCGCAGCCGGTCCGGCGGCGAATACTGGCCGCAGGCCGGTCTTTTTTCGCTGGGCAGACAGCTGACACTCACCCCGCCGTGGCCTTCACGGGGGCGTGTGCTGATTGTGACCGCCGGCTCGGCAGATATGCGTACAGCCTTAGAGGCACTGGGAACACTGCGTTTTCACGGCATTGATGCCGGATTGATATGCGACGTGGGCGTGGCCGGTCTGCACAGGCTGAGTGCGCACATGCGCGCACTGGACGCGGCGGCGGCGGTGATTGCCTGTGCCGGTATGGAAGGTGCCCTGCCCAGTGTACTGGCAGGATTTCTGAGCGCTCCCGTCATCGCTGTACCCACATCTGTGGGTTACGGCACGGGAGCAGGCGGCATGGCTGCCCTGCTGGCCATGCTGAACAGCTGTGCCGCGGGCATCACTGTAACCAATATCGACAACGGCTATGGCGCTGCCGCCTTTGCCGTAAAAATGCTGCAAAAAACAACACCGGACACAGCAGATTCATGCGACTAG
- the dnaB gene encoding replicative DNA helicase, whose protein sequence is MQKNPQQKNPQWKKPQNSTAFQGNAPARTGGGGPFGQVDQVSDDLLRNVPPHSVEAEQAVLGGVFLRGQVFHTLVDIVNEDDFYLPAHKTIFESFSELYRRNSPIDLITVAEFLKDQGKLEMAGGTVYLAELAESVISAANAEHYATLVRNKSLQRSLIGACSDIISNCYDASQDIEQLLDHSESSIFSISERTTGKVFKSSKELVSKVFEDLEKRVERKELVTGVTTGYFRLDSMTAGLQPSDLIIIAARPSMGKTAFVLNMAMRAAVNAGTPVAIYSLEMSMESLMMRMLCAWGKVDLGKLRKGFLDDEDWAKLYAAADVLSRAPIYIDDTPAITTLDLRARTRRLHADKGVGMVVVDYLQLMRSSRRTDSRELEISDISRNLKALAKELNIPVIALSQLNRKVEERTNKRPMLSDLRESGAIEQDADIIMFVYRDEVYNKRDDNPKKGVAEIIIGKQRNGPTGMAELAYIGSYTAFEDLAEVPPPSEEFQ, encoded by the coding sequence ATGCAGAAGAATCCGCAGCAGAAGAACCCGCAGTGGAAGAAGCCGCAGAATAGCACAGCCTTTCAGGGAAACGCTCCCGCCCGCACGGGCGGGGGCGGTCCCTTCGGGCAGGTGGATCAGGTTTCTGACGACCTGCTGCGTAACGTTCCCCCCCACAGTGTAGAGGCTGAACAGGCCGTGCTCGGGGGGGTTTTTTTACGCGGACAGGTATTCCACACGCTGGTTGATATCGTTAATGAAGACGACTTTTATCTTCCCGCTCACAAGACCATCTTTGAATCGTTTTCCGAGCTGTACCGCCGCAACTCACCCATTGATCTCATCACGGTAGCTGAATTTCTGAAAGATCAGGGTAAACTGGAGATGGCGGGCGGCACCGTGTATCTGGCAGAGCTGGCCGAATCGGTCATCAGCGCCGCCAACGCGGAACACTATGCCACGCTTGTGCGCAACAAGTCGCTGCAGCGCTCTCTCATCGGTGCCTGCAGCGATATAATCAGCAACTGCTACGATGCGTCACAGGACATCGAGCAGTTGCTCGACCATTCCGAATCATCCATATTTTCCATTTCCGAAAGGACCACGGGCAAAGTTTTCAAAAGCTCCAAGGAACTGGTCAGCAAGGTTTTTGAAGATCTGGAAAAACGGGTGGAACGCAAGGAGCTTGTCACCGGGGTAACCACAGGATACTTCCGGCTGGACAGCATGACGGCAGGCCTTCAGCCTTCTGACCTTATCATCATTGCGGCGCGTCCTTCCATGGGCAAGACCGCTTTTGTGCTGAACATGGCCATGCGTGCCGCCGTCAATGCGGGAACGCCCGTCGCCATTTATTCGCTGGAAATGTCCATGGAATCGCTCATGATGCGTATGTTATGCGCATGGGGCAAGGTTGATCTGGGCAAGCTGCGTAAAGGATTTCTGGACGACGAGGACTGGGCAAAGCTGTATGCTGCCGCAGACGTGCTTTCACGCGCGCCCATCTACATCGACGATACTCCGGCCATCACCACGCTGGATCTGCGTGCCCGTACCCGCCGCCTGCATGCCGACAAAGGCGTCGGCATGGTTGTTGTCGACTACCTGCAGCTTATGCGTTCCAGCCGCAGAACAGATTCACGCGAACTGGAAATTTCCGATATATCCCGAAACCTCAAAGCGCTGGCCAAGGAACTCAATATCCCCGTCATTGCGCTTTCCCAGCTCAACCGTAAAGTGGAAGAACGCACCAACAAGCGTCCCATGCTCTCCGACCTTCGCGAATCGGGCGCTATTGAGCAGGATGCCGACATCATCATGTTTGTCTATCGCGACGAGGTATATAACAAACGGGATGACAACCCCAAAAAGGGGGTTGCCGAAATCATCATCGGCAAACAGCGTAACGGACCAACCGGCATGGCAGAGCTTGCCTACATAGGGTCATACACGGCCTTTGAAGATCTGGCCGAAGTGCCTCCGCCCTCAGAAGAATTCCAGTAA
- a CDS encoding sigma-54-dependent transcriptional regulator: MSSRRILFLAPAQSVTRIFPQLKEAGYEVGIAENLKGASAFIRKSGPSVIFSRPQLPGYKVEDLLSVSADDSSFPPVIIFTDKGSAEEAERFLGMGARDYWLEPLQFEKVKAAVPAVPRTPASAPASSTLGGRTPLPEGDGSRIIGSHPAVARVLALAKQVAPSRATVLISGESGTGKEMFARYLHRSSDRADKAFVAVNCAALPEHLLESELFGHEKGSFTGAIARKLGKFELASGGTLLLDEISEMDLGLQAKLLRVLQEGEIDRVGGTETIKVDVRVLATTNRSLEDWVKEGKFRQDLYFRLNVIPLRLPALRERGDDIVRLARFFIAMYVRDYGLPPLELAPAAVQWLEEYDWPGNVRELQNLMERASLLAGKGPITVSHFLLDPDSWPVFADEGSHEQQPDQEHCDGASPESGTDPFSGGVIPLHEMERIMILKGLEQTSGNRTMAADLLGISVRTLRNKLNEYRSAGLEIP, translated from the coding sequence ATGTCATCAAGGCGCATTCTGTTTCTCGCACCGGCTCAGTCCGTCACGCGTATTTTCCCTCAGCTGAAAGAAGCCGGCTATGAAGTGGGGATTGCCGAAAACCTTAAAGGTGCATCGGCGTTTATCCGCAAATCAGGGCCGTCGGTTATTTTCTCGCGTCCGCAGCTTCCGGGGTACAAGGTCGAAGACCTGCTTTCGGTCAGTGCTGACGATTCTTCGTTTCCTCCCGTCATCATTTTCACCGACAAAGGCTCTGCAGAAGAAGCAGAGCGTTTTTTAGGCATGGGAGCACGCGATTACTGGCTCGAACCGCTGCAGTTTGAAAAGGTGAAAGCGGCTGTGCCCGCGGTGCCGCGGACACCGGCATCCGCACCGGCTTCCAGCACTCTGGGCGGGCGTACGCCCCTGCCCGAAGGTGACGGCTCGCGTATTATCGGCTCGCATCCTGCCGTGGCACGGGTGCTGGCACTGGCAAAGCAGGTTGCGCCTTCCCGTGCCACGGTGCTGATCTCCGGCGAGTCAGGCACAGGCAAGGAAATGTTCGCGCGGTATCTGCACCGCAGCAGCGACAGAGCAGACAAGGCCTTTGTGGCGGTCAACTGCGCTGCTTTGCCCGAGCACCTGCTCGAAAGTGAGCTTTTCGGTCATGAAAAAGGATCGTTTACCGGAGCCATAGCCAGAAAGCTGGGAAAATTTGAACTGGCCAGCGGCGGTACGCTGTTGCTGGATGAAATTTCGGAGATGGATCTGGGCCTGCAGGCCAAGCTGCTGCGCGTACTGCAGGAAGGCGAGATAGACCGCGTGGGCGGGACCGAGACCATCAAGGTTGATGTGCGGGTGCTGGCCACCACCAACCGTTCGCTTGAAGACTGGGTCAAAGAAGGGAAGTTCCGTCAGGATTTGTACTTCCGGCTCAATGTGATTCCGCTGCGCCTGCCTGCGCTGCGCGAACGCGGCGATGATATTGTGCGGCTGGCCCGTTTTTTCATAGCCATGTATGTGCGCGACTACGGCCTGCCTCCGCTGGAGCTGGCTCCTGCCGCCGTGCAGTGGCTTGAGGAATATGACTGGCCGGGCAACGTGCGGGAGCTGCAGAACCTGATGGAGCGGGCATCGCTGCTTGCGGGCAAAGGGCCCATCACTGTTTCTCATTTTCTGCTTGATCCCGACAGCTGGCCCGTGTTTGCCGATGAAGGCTCGCATGAGCAGCAGCCGGATCAGGAGCATTGTGACGGTGCTTCGCCGGAAAGCGGCACCGATCCTTTCAGCGGCGGAGTCATTCCGCTGCATGAAATGGAGCGCATAATGATTCTCAAAGGTCTGGAGCAGACGTCCGGAAACCGGACCATGGCCGCAGACCTGCTGGGGATTTCAGTGCGTACGCTGCGTAACAAGCTTAATGAATACCGCAGCGCCGGACTGGAAATACCCTGA
- a CDS encoding glycosyltransferase — protein MRLAFFNSSRSWGGVKTWTVEFAAALQQMGHEVTIFGRKGPFVQRAAHAGLPAHEVSFGPDFNPASIWRFASFFRRQGTQAVLVNVGRDIRTAGVAAALCGLPVVHRIGLPRDMRNHWKVRAVHRLVRPHYLCPCEFIRQGMLDALPFVDKKDSTVILSAKTPSPAPAALRRDSAAPLQLVTTSQLKSDKGHADVLHVLHALKADGHRFHWHVAGTGDKAGELKATAAALGLAGDITWHGFTQDIGSVLSLADVFVLPSLSEGLPNTLLEAMARGLVPVARNVGGIAEVWPHHGRQLLLPADSFRPALHKALADLTQSGTEQLNSLGAAAWTQCRTTFSMQTQAPRLEQFFNTLIHGNPASCVSS, from the coding sequence ATGCGACTAGCATTTTTCAACAGCTCCAGAAGCTGGGGCGGCGTCAAGACATGGACCGTGGAGTTTGCCGCCGCCCTGCAGCAAATGGGCCACGAAGTGACCATTTTCGGCCGGAAGGGCCCTTTTGTGCAGCGTGCGGCCCATGCCGGACTGCCCGCGCACGAAGTTTCATTCGGGCCTGACTTCAATCCCGCGTCCATCTGGCGTTTTGCGTCTTTTTTCCGCCGTCAGGGCACACAGGCAGTTCTGGTCAATGTAGGACGCGACATCCGCACCGCGGGCGTGGCAGCCGCCTTATGCGGGCTGCCCGTGGTTCACCGCATAGGCCTGCCGCGTGACATGCGCAATCACTGGAAAGTCCGGGCCGTGCACCGGCTGGTCAGACCGCACTATCTTTGCCCGTGCGAGTTTATCCGCCAAGGCATGCTGGACGCTCTGCCTTTTGTTGACAAAAAAGACTCCACGGTCATCCTGTCGGCCAAAACTCCGTCGCCTGCGCCCGCAGCACTGCGCCGCGACAGCGCCGCCCCGCTGCAGCTTGTGACCACCAGCCAGCTGAAGTCTGACAAAGGGCATGCCGACGTACTGCATGTGCTGCATGCACTTAAAGCCGACGGGCACCGCTTTCACTGGCACGTGGCCGGAACCGGCGACAAGGCCGGAGAGCTTAAAGCCACCGCCGCCGCGCTAGGTCTGGCCGGCGACATCACATGGCACGGCTTTACGCAGGATATCGGCAGCGTGCTTTCGCTGGCCGACGTGTTCGTGCTGCCGTCGCTCAGCGAGGGGCTGCCCAACACTCTGCTGGAAGCCATGGCACGCGGACTGGTTCCCGTCGCCCGCAATGTGGGCGGCATAGCCGAAGTCTGGCCGCACCATGGCCGGCAGCTGCTTCTGCCCGCAGACTCTTTCCGTCCGGCGCTGCATAAGGCGCTGGCGGACCTGACACAATCCGGAACAGAGCAGCTGAACTCTCTCGGGGCCGCCGCATGGACACAATGCCGGACCACTTTTTCAATGCAGACACAGGCTCCCAGGCTGGAGCAGTTCTTCAACACCCTGATACACGGAAATCCTGCATCATGCGTATCATCCTAG
- a CDS encoding aconitate hydratase produces MTMNLTQKIIAAHLVSGEMTQGAEIGLRIDQTLTQDATGTMAYLQFEAMGVDRVRTDLSVSYVDHNTLQMGFRNPDDHRFLRTVAQKYGIVYSPAGTGICHQLHLENFAVPGSTLVGSDSHTPTAGGIGALAMGAGGLSVALAMAGEPYFITMPRVVKVRLEGRLKGWATAKDVILHLLGLLTVKGGVGKVFEYAGPGVETLSVPERATITNMGAELGATTSVFPSDERTLDFLKAMGRADVWKPLAADDGAQYDEEVVIDLSALQPLAAQPHMPDRVVPVASLDGLKVDQVAIGSCTNSSYADLKGAVSLLAGNRVCAGTDTLVSPGSKQVLKMLAREGLVEPLLDSGARLLECSCGPCIGMGGSPVSGGVSARTFNRNFEGRSGTKDGQVYLVSPLTAAMAALRGCFTDPATWGEAPAVADLPAEVPSIADLFAYPPQDGAGTAVVYGPNIVALERFEPLPEQLQAGVLIRLGDDITTDHIMPAGAEITSLRSNVPAIARHVFGRVDEDFVTRADAVENGVIVAGENYGQGSSREHAALAPRHLGVRAVIAKSLARIHRANLVNFGILPLILEDKADYAQLEQGCTVTLDTTLLAPGAVVQVTVDGGAAVAVRNDLTAKELDIIRAGGLLNYVRLSKTAAA; encoded by the coding sequence ATGACTATGAATCTGACACAAAAGATCATTGCCGCCCATCTTGTAAGCGGCGAGATGACACAGGGCGCCGAAATAGGGCTGCGCATAGACCAGACGCTGACGCAGGATGCCACCGGCACCATGGCGTATCTGCAGTTTGAAGCCATGGGCGTTGACAGGGTGCGCACTGACCTGTCGGTCAGCTATGTGGACCACAACACGCTGCAGATGGGATTCCGCAATCCGGATGACCACCGTTTTCTGCGCACGGTGGCGCAGAAGTACGGCATTGTCTATTCACCGGCGGGCACGGGCATCTGTCATCAGCTGCATCTGGAAAATTTTGCGGTGCCCGGTTCCACGCTGGTGGGGTCGGACAGCCACACGCCCACGGCGGGCGGTATAGGTGCCCTTGCCATGGGGGCTGGCGGGCTTTCCGTTGCTCTGGCCATGGCAGGAGAGCCGTATTTCATCACCATGCCCCGAGTGGTGAAAGTGCGTCTGGAAGGCCGCCTGAAGGGGTGGGCCACGGCAAAGGATGTCATTCTGCATCTGCTGGGGCTGCTGACAGTCAAGGGCGGTGTGGGCAAGGTGTTTGAATACGCCGGTCCCGGTGTCGAAACCCTCAGCGTGCCCGAGCGTGCCACCATCACCAACATGGGGGCCGAACTGGGCGCCACCACGTCGGTGTTCCCCAGCGATGAGCGCACCCTCGATTTTCTGAAGGCCATGGGCCGTGCTGATGTATGGAAGCCGCTGGCGGCGGATGACGGGGCGCAATACGACGAAGAGGTCGTCATTGACCTTTCGGCACTGCAGCCGCTGGCTGCGCAGCCGCACATGCCCGACAGGGTGGTGCCGGTGGCCAGTCTGGACGGTCTGAAGGTTGATCAGGTGGCCATCGGGTCGTGCACCAATTCATCATACGCCGACCTTAAAGGTGCGGTAAGCCTGCTGGCAGGCAACAGGGTATGCGCCGGCACCGATACGCTGGTTTCCCCCGGTTCCAAGCAGGTGCTGAAGATGCTTGCGCGTGAAGGGCTGGTCGAGCCGCTGCTTGATTCCGGCGCACGGCTGCTGGAGTGTTCATGCGGGCCGTGTATCGGCATGGGGGGGTCCCCTGTCAGCGGGGGCGTGTCGGCCCGTACCTTCAACCGCAATTTTGAAGGCCGCAGCGGTACCAAAGACGGGCAGGTTTATCTTGTCAGTCCGCTGACCGCAGCCATGGCTGCTTTGCGCGGCTGTTTCACCGATCCCGCCACATGGGGAGAAGCTCCCGCGGTGGCCGATCTGCCCGCCGAAGTCCCTTCCATCGCTGATTTGTTTGCCTATCCGCCGCAGGACGGAGCAGGCACAGCGGTTGTCTACGGGCCCAACATCGTGGCGCTGGAGCGTTTTGAACCGCTGCCGGAGCAGCTGCAGGCCGGTGTGCTTATCCGGCTGGGTGACGATATAACCACCGACCACATTATGCCCGCCGGTGCGGAAATAACCTCGCTGCGGTCCAATGTGCCCGCCATTGCGCGGCATGTTTTCGGCCGGGTGGACGAAGATTTTGTCACGCGGGCCGATGCCGTGGAAAACGGGGTTATCGTGGCAGGTGAAAATTACGGACAGGGATCCAGTCGCGAACATGCGGCCCTTGCTCCGCGCCATCTGGGTGTGCGTGCGGTCATAGCCAAGTCGCTTGCCCGTATCCACAGAGCCAATCTTGTGAACTTCGGCATTCTGCCGCTGATTCTGGAAGATAAAGCCGACTATGCGCAGCTGGAACAGGGCTGCACCGTCACTCTGGACACCACGCTGCTGGCTCCGGGAGCCGTCGTGCAGGTAACAGTGGACGGCGGCGCTGCAGTGGCTGTCAGGAATGATTTGACTGCTAAGGAATTGGACATTATTCGGGCAGGCGGATTGCTTAATTATGTACGTCTCTCGAAAACGGCTGCTGCTTAG